From the genome of Xiphophorus hellerii strain 12219 chromosome 11, Xiphophorus_hellerii-4.1, whole genome shotgun sequence, one region includes:
- the fgfr4 gene encoding fibroblast growth factor receptor 4 isoform X2 encodes MERGPLLCVLLLCLADRVAVRSVPQSRTKGAIKSRTVEVTAAEIRPEVPQDLSEDTTENLLLEPGNILKLRCDTNTRPGMAVNWYKEGVRLLPTPRTQMRGAVMEITGVTYEDSGLYACVLRGTKNPVRNFTITVADMLGSGDDDEDNGLEDSSAETEKDQVYFSRGPYWTHTHRMEKKLYAVPAGNTVKFRCPAMGSPMPAIRWLKNGREFRGEHRIGGIKLRHQHWSLVMESVVPSDRGNYTCVVVNRYGSITHSYVLDVLERSPHRPILQAGLPANTTAVVGNDVQFHCKVYSDAQPHIQWLKHVERNGSRYGPDGTPYVQVLKTGSLNMSEVEVLYLSKVTMEDAGEYTCLAGNSIGFAYQSAWLTVLSEEEAAESMETMETKYTDIIIYACGFVALIMAIIIVVLCRMQVHPRREPFDALPVQKLSKFPLRRQYSVESNSSGKSSASLMRVARLSSGCSPMLAGVMEFELPYDPDWEFPRENLTLGKPLGEGCFGQVVRAEAFGINKDFLDQATTVAVKMLKDDATDKDLADLISEMELMKVMDKHKNIINLLGVCTQDGPLYVLVEYASKGSLREYLRARRPPGMDYTFDVTKVPEEQLTFKDLLSCAYQVARGMEYLASKRCIHRDLAARNVLVTEDNVMKIADFGLARGVHQIDYYKKTTNGRLPVKWMAPEALFDRVYTHQSDVWSFGVLMWEIFTLGGSPYPGIPVEELFKLLKEGHRMDKPSNCTHELYTLMRECWHAVPTQRPTFKQLVEELDKALLSISDEYLDLSTPFEQYSPSCEDTSSSCSSDNDSVFTHDTLSTDPCLLAYQDVRSRIDPKTALR; translated from the exons ATGGAGCGCGGCCCCCTGCTGTGTGTCCTCCTGCTCTGCCTGGCGGACAGAGTGGCTGTCCGAAGCGTTCCCCAGAGCAGAACCAAAG GTGCCATCAAATCCAGAACTGTAGAAGTGACTGCTGCTGAAATCCGACCAg AGGTTCCTCAGGACCTTAGTGAGGACACCACTGAAAATCTTCTGCTGGAGCCGGGAAACATTTTGAAGCTGCGCTGCGATACGAACACCCGGCCAGGCATGGCGGTCAACTGGTACAAGGAAGGGGTCAGGCTGCTGCCCACACCCCGCACCCAGATGCGTGGTGCTGTTATGGAGATCACAGGTGTGACGTATGAGGATTCAGGATTGTATGCTTGTGTTCTTCGGGGAACTAAAAATCCTGTGAGGAACTTCACAATCACTGTGGCAG ACATGCTAGGATCAGGCGACGATGATGAGGACAACGGCTTGGAGGATTCATCTGCTGAAACTGAAAAGGATCAAGTTTACTTCTCTAGAG GGCCCTATTGGACCCACACCCATCGTATGGAGAAGAAGCTGTATGCTGTTCCTGCAGGAAACACTGTGAAGTTTCGCTGCCCTGCTATGGGGAGTCCAATGCCAGCAATTCGCTGGCTCAAAAACGGACGTGAATTCAGAGGAGAGCACCGCATCGGTGGAATTAAG CTAAGGCATCAGCACTGGAGCCTGGTGATGGAGAGCGTTGTGCCCTCAGACAGAGGGAACTACACCTGCGTGGTGGTGAACAGATATGGATCCATTACTCACAGCTATGTTCTTGATGTTTTGG AGCGCTCCCCCCACAGGCCCATCCTGCAAGCTGGTTTACCTGCCAACACCACAGCGGTGGTGGGCAACGATGTTCAGTTCCACTGCAAGGTTTACAGCGACGCTCAGCCTCACATTCAGTGGCTCAAACACGTCGAAAGGAACGGCAGCCGCTACGGTCCTGATGGGACTCCCTACGTTCAGGTCCTCAAG ACTGGCAGTCTGAACATGTCCGAGGTAGAGGTGCTCTACCTGTCTAAAGTTACCATGGAGGATGCAGGAGAATACACCTGCCTGGCTGGAAATTCAATCGGCTTTGCCTACCAGTCGGCCTGGCTCACCGTGCTTTCAG aagaagaagcagctgaGTCCATGGAGACCATGGAGACCAAGTACACCGACATCATCATCTACGCCTGTGGCTTCGTGGCTCTGATCATGGCCATCATCATTGTGGTGTTGTGCCGGATGCAGGTTCACCCACGAAGGGAGCCTTTCGACGCACTTCCTGTCCAGAAGCTCTCCAAGTTCCCTCTGCGCAGACAG TATTCAGTGGAGTCCAACTCGTCTGGAAAGTCCAGTGCATCTCTGATGAGGGTGGCTCGACTCTCGTCCGGCTGTTCGCCAATGCTAGCTGGCGTTATGGAGTTTGAGCTGCCGTACGATCCAGACTGGGAGTTCCCAAGGGAGAA cTTGACACTGGGAAAACCTCTTGGAGAGGGCTGCTTTGGTCAGGTGGTCAGAGCCGAAGCTTTTGGCATCAACAAGGACTTCCTGGATCAGGCCACCACTGTAGCGGTCAAGATGCTCAAag ATGACGCCACAGACAAGGACCTTGCAGACCTCATTTCAGAGATGGAGCTGATGAAAGTAATGGACAAGCACAAGAACATCATCAACCTGCTGGGGGTCTGCACACAGGATG GCCCCCTGTACGTGCTGGTGGAGTACGCCTCCAAAGGCAGTTTGAGGGAGTACCTGCGGGCTAGGCGGCCTCCAGGCATGGATTACACCTTTGATGTGACTAAAGTGCCTGAGGAGCAGCTCACCTTCAAAGACCTGCTTTCCTGTGCCTACCAGGTGGCCCGAGGGATGGAGTACCTGGCCTCTAAAAGG TGCATCCACAGGGACTTGGCAGCCAGGAACGTCCTGGTGACGGAGGACAATGTGATGAAGATCGCAGACTTCGGCCTGGCCAGAGGCGTCCACCAGATTGACTACTACAAGAAAACCACCAAT GGCCGGCTGCCGGTGAAATGGATGGCACCAGAAGCTTTGTTTGACAGAGTCTACACCCACCAAAGCGACGT ATGGTCGTTCGGCGTCCTGATGTGGGAGATTTTCACGCTGGGTGGTTCGCCGTACCCCGGCATCCCGGTGGAGGAGCTCTTTAAGCTGCTGAAGGAGGGTCACCGCATGGACAAGCCGTCCAACTGCACACATGAACT CTACACGCTGATGCGTGAATGCTGGCACGCTGTTCCCACCCAGAGGCCGACGTTCAAGCAGCTGGTGGAGGAGCTGGACAAAGCGCTGCTCTCCATCTCTGACGAG TACTTGGACCTGTCCACGCCGTTCGAGCAGTACTCGCCGTCCTGTGAGGACACTTCCAGCTCCTGCTCCTCCGACAACGACTCCGTTTTTACGCATGACACCCTGTCCACCGACCCCTGCCTCCTGGCCTACCAGGACGTCCGCTCTCGGATCGACCCCAAAACGGCTCTCCGATAG
- the fgfr4 gene encoding fibroblast growth factor receptor 4 isoform X1, whose product MERGPLLCVLLLCLADRVAVRSVPQSRTKDLRASRPLIIPGYPENTTVVVGGQVKLLCKVHRPVSTKVQWLKTDSSSSGQTEAGPPGIKALTTLKSNGSKVSTLHLPNITMDDAGEYICMAESVHGGQIAQAMQSAWLEVLPGAIKSRTVEVTAAEIRPEVPQDLSEDTTENLLLEPGNILKLRCDTNTRPGMAVNWYKEGVRLLPTPRTQMRGAVMEITGVTYEDSGLYACVLRGTKNPVRNFTITVADMLGSGDDDEDNGLEDSSAETEKDQVYFSRGPYWTHTHRMEKKLYAVPAGNTVKFRCPAMGSPMPAIRWLKNGREFRGEHRIGGIKLRHQHWSLVMESVVPSDRGNYTCVVVNRYGSITHSYVLDVLERSPHRPILQAGLPANTTAVVGNDVQFHCKVYSDAQPHIQWLKHVERNGSRYGPDGTPYVQVLKTGSLNMSEVEVLYLSKVTMEDAGEYTCLAGNSIGFAYQSAWLTVLSEEEAAESMETMETKYTDIIIYACGFVALIMAIIIVVLCRMQVHPRREPFDALPVQKLSKFPLRRQYSVESNSSGKSSASLMRVARLSSGCSPMLAGVMEFELPYDPDWEFPRENLTLGKPLGEGCFGQVVRAEAFGINKDFLDQATTVAVKMLKDDATDKDLADLISEMELMKVMDKHKNIINLLGVCTQDGPLYVLVEYASKGSLREYLRARRPPGMDYTFDVTKVPEEQLTFKDLLSCAYQVARGMEYLASKRCIHRDLAARNVLVTEDNVMKIADFGLARGVHQIDYYKKTTNGRLPVKWMAPEALFDRVYTHQSDVWSFGVLMWEIFTLGGSPYPGIPVEELFKLLKEGHRMDKPSNCTHELYTLMRECWHAVPTQRPTFKQLVEELDKALLSISDEYLDLSTPFEQYSPSCEDTSSSCSSDNDSVFTHDTLSTDPCLLAYQDVRSRIDPKTALR is encoded by the exons ATGGAGCGCGGCCCCCTGCTGTGTGTCCTCCTGCTCTGCCTGGCGGACAGAGTGGCTGTCCGAAGCGTTCCCCAGAGCAGAACCAAAG ATCTCCGTGCGTCCAGGCCTCTTATCATACCAGGGTATCCAGAAAATACCACAGTGGTGGTTGGTGGCCAGGTGAAACTCTTATGCAAAGTCCACAGGCCGGTATCTACCAAGGTGCAGTGGCTGAAAACAGATTCTAGCAGCTCAGGACAAACCGAAGCAGGACCGCCTGGCATCAAGGCCCTGACA ACCCTGAAAAGTAATGGCTCCAAGGTCAGCACCCTCCATCTGCCCAATATCACTATGGACGATGCAGGCGAATACATCTGCATGGCCGAGAGCGTCCATGGGGGGCAGATAGCTCAGGCCATGCAATCAGCATGGCTGGAAGTCCTGCCTG GTGCCATCAAATCCAGAACTGTAGAAGTGACTGCTGCTGAAATCCGACCAg AGGTTCCTCAGGACCTTAGTGAGGACACCACTGAAAATCTTCTGCTGGAGCCGGGAAACATTTTGAAGCTGCGCTGCGATACGAACACCCGGCCAGGCATGGCGGTCAACTGGTACAAGGAAGGGGTCAGGCTGCTGCCCACACCCCGCACCCAGATGCGTGGTGCTGTTATGGAGATCACAGGTGTGACGTATGAGGATTCAGGATTGTATGCTTGTGTTCTTCGGGGAACTAAAAATCCTGTGAGGAACTTCACAATCACTGTGGCAG ACATGCTAGGATCAGGCGACGATGATGAGGACAACGGCTTGGAGGATTCATCTGCTGAAACTGAAAAGGATCAAGTTTACTTCTCTAGAG GGCCCTATTGGACCCACACCCATCGTATGGAGAAGAAGCTGTATGCTGTTCCTGCAGGAAACACTGTGAAGTTTCGCTGCCCTGCTATGGGGAGTCCAATGCCAGCAATTCGCTGGCTCAAAAACGGACGTGAATTCAGAGGAGAGCACCGCATCGGTGGAATTAAG CTAAGGCATCAGCACTGGAGCCTGGTGATGGAGAGCGTTGTGCCCTCAGACAGAGGGAACTACACCTGCGTGGTGGTGAACAGATATGGATCCATTACTCACAGCTATGTTCTTGATGTTTTGG AGCGCTCCCCCCACAGGCCCATCCTGCAAGCTGGTTTACCTGCCAACACCACAGCGGTGGTGGGCAACGATGTTCAGTTCCACTGCAAGGTTTACAGCGACGCTCAGCCTCACATTCAGTGGCTCAAACACGTCGAAAGGAACGGCAGCCGCTACGGTCCTGATGGGACTCCCTACGTTCAGGTCCTCAAG ACTGGCAGTCTGAACATGTCCGAGGTAGAGGTGCTCTACCTGTCTAAAGTTACCATGGAGGATGCAGGAGAATACACCTGCCTGGCTGGAAATTCAATCGGCTTTGCCTACCAGTCGGCCTGGCTCACCGTGCTTTCAG aagaagaagcagctgaGTCCATGGAGACCATGGAGACCAAGTACACCGACATCATCATCTACGCCTGTGGCTTCGTGGCTCTGATCATGGCCATCATCATTGTGGTGTTGTGCCGGATGCAGGTTCACCCACGAAGGGAGCCTTTCGACGCACTTCCTGTCCAGAAGCTCTCCAAGTTCCCTCTGCGCAGACAG TATTCAGTGGAGTCCAACTCGTCTGGAAAGTCCAGTGCATCTCTGATGAGGGTGGCTCGACTCTCGTCCGGCTGTTCGCCAATGCTAGCTGGCGTTATGGAGTTTGAGCTGCCGTACGATCCAGACTGGGAGTTCCCAAGGGAGAA cTTGACACTGGGAAAACCTCTTGGAGAGGGCTGCTTTGGTCAGGTGGTCAGAGCCGAAGCTTTTGGCATCAACAAGGACTTCCTGGATCAGGCCACCACTGTAGCGGTCAAGATGCTCAAag ATGACGCCACAGACAAGGACCTTGCAGACCTCATTTCAGAGATGGAGCTGATGAAAGTAATGGACAAGCACAAGAACATCATCAACCTGCTGGGGGTCTGCACACAGGATG GCCCCCTGTACGTGCTGGTGGAGTACGCCTCCAAAGGCAGTTTGAGGGAGTACCTGCGGGCTAGGCGGCCTCCAGGCATGGATTACACCTTTGATGTGACTAAAGTGCCTGAGGAGCAGCTCACCTTCAAAGACCTGCTTTCCTGTGCCTACCAGGTGGCCCGAGGGATGGAGTACCTGGCCTCTAAAAGG TGCATCCACAGGGACTTGGCAGCCAGGAACGTCCTGGTGACGGAGGACAATGTGATGAAGATCGCAGACTTCGGCCTGGCCAGAGGCGTCCACCAGATTGACTACTACAAGAAAACCACCAAT GGCCGGCTGCCGGTGAAATGGATGGCACCAGAAGCTTTGTTTGACAGAGTCTACACCCACCAAAGCGACGT ATGGTCGTTCGGCGTCCTGATGTGGGAGATTTTCACGCTGGGTGGTTCGCCGTACCCCGGCATCCCGGTGGAGGAGCTCTTTAAGCTGCTGAAGGAGGGTCACCGCATGGACAAGCCGTCCAACTGCACACATGAACT CTACACGCTGATGCGTGAATGCTGGCACGCTGTTCCCACCCAGAGGCCGACGTTCAAGCAGCTGGTGGAGGAGCTGGACAAAGCGCTGCTCTCCATCTCTGACGAG TACTTGGACCTGTCCACGCCGTTCGAGCAGTACTCGCCGTCCTGTGAGGACACTTCCAGCTCCTGCTCCTCCGACAACGACTCCGTTTTTACGCATGACACCCTGTCCACCGACCCCTGCCTCCTGGCCTACCAGGACGTCCGCTCTCGGATCGACCCCAAAACGGCTCTCCGATAG